In Archangium violaceum, the following are encoded in one genomic region:
- a CDS encoding PTS sugar transporter subunit IIA, giving the protein MRISEFLSPEAVIADLHARDKQEVLRELSAALARAHPHLKEERLVEVLREREKLGSTGIGEGVAIPHGKLPGLSQLVAAFGVSRQGVDFEAIDGKPTHLFFSLVAPENSAGVHLKALARISRLFKNPRFRAAILEAPTAADIHALIVQEDARP; this is encoded by the coding sequence TTGCGAATCTCCGAGTTCCTCAGCCCAGAAGCCGTCATCGCGGACCTCCACGCTCGAGACAAGCAGGAGGTGTTGCGCGAGCTGAGTGCCGCGCTGGCCCGGGCCCATCCTCATTTGAAGGAAGAGCGCCTGGTGGAGGTGCTGCGCGAGCGCGAGAAGCTGGGCTCCACCGGCATCGGCGAGGGCGTGGCCATTCCCCACGGGAAGCTGCCCGGGCTGTCGCAGCTGGTGGCCGCCTTCGGCGTGTCGCGCCAGGGCGTGGACTTCGAGGCCATCGACGGCAAGCCCACCCACCTCTTCTTCTCCCTGGTGGCCCCGGAGAACAGCGCGGGCGTGCACCTCAAGGCCCTGGCACGCATCTCGCGTCTGTTCAAGAACCCGCGTTTCCGTGCCGCCATCCTCGAGGCGCCCACGGCCGCGGACATCCACGCCCTCATCGTGCAGGAAGACGCCCGGCCCTGA
- the dtd gene encoding D-aminoacyl-tRNA deacylase, with amino-acid sequence MKAVVQRVLEASVTVNGERVSQVGPGLLVLLGVGKGDSEADVAWMAEKLATLRIFEDAAGKMNLSLEDTSRQLIVVSQFTLYGDARRGRRPSFTDAMEPAGAKALYERVCDTLRARGLTVGTGIFAADMKVALVNDGPVTLLLESPGAAAPPTAGR; translated from the coding sequence ATGAAGGCAGTGGTCCAACGGGTCCTCGAGGCCTCCGTCACCGTCAACGGCGAGCGCGTCAGCCAGGTGGGGCCGGGCCTGCTGGTGCTGCTCGGCGTGGGCAAGGGCGACAGCGAGGCGGACGTGGCGTGGATGGCGGAGAAGCTCGCCACCCTGCGCATCTTCGAGGACGCCGCGGGCAAGATGAACCTCTCCCTGGAGGACACCTCCCGGCAGCTCATCGTGGTGAGCCAGTTCACCCTCTATGGAGACGCGCGCAGGGGCCGGCGCCCCAGCTTCACCGACGCCATGGAGCCGGCCGGAGCCAAGGCCCTCTACGAGCGCGTCTGCGACACCCTGCGCGCCCGCGGCCTCACCGTGGGCACCGGCATCTTCGCCGCCGACATGAAGGTGGCGCTCGTCAACGACGGCCCCGTCACCCTCCTCCTGGAGAGCCCGGGGGCGGCCGCACCGCCTACGGCTGGACGCTGA
- the hpf gene encoding ribosome hibernation-promoting factor, HPF/YfiA family, which produces MQLNITFRQFGSSDSLKEYAKEKVERVNKYLDRAGEAHVVLSLERHLHHAEITIHSGSWVLRGRDKSEDMYASIDMAMDKIEAQLRKYKEKIKNHHGRERVHHRQELMNHLKVRHKVFELPEEFLQEESSAEAPAQAPAAPSAQGAPAAPSTTRIVRTSEITVKPMPVDEAVMQMNLMNQDFYVFQHATTHEVCVVYRRKEDGQYGLIAAHAPPTGG; this is translated from the coding sequence ATGCAGCTCAACATCACCTTCCGCCAGTTCGGCTCGTCCGATTCCCTCAAGGAGTACGCGAAGGAGAAGGTCGAGCGGGTGAACAAGTACCTGGACCGAGCCGGTGAGGCCCATGTGGTGCTGTCGCTCGAGCGGCACCTGCATCACGCGGAGATCACCATCCACTCCGGTTCGTGGGTGCTGCGCGGCAGGGACAAGAGCGAGGACATGTACGCGTCCATCGACATGGCGATGGACAAGATCGAAGCCCAGCTCCGCAAGTACAAGGAGAAGATCAAGAACCACCACGGGCGCGAGCGGGTCCACCACCGCCAGGAGCTGATGAACCACCTGAAGGTGCGCCACAAGGTCTTCGAGCTGCCCGAGGAGTTCCTCCAGGAGGAGTCCTCCGCCGAGGCCCCCGCCCAGGCGCCCGCGGCCCCGTCCGCGCAGGGCGCTCCGGCGGCCCCGTCCACCACGCGCATCGTGCGCACCTCCGAAATCACCGTGAAGCCCATGCCGGTGGATGAGGCGGTGATGCAGATGAACCTGATGAACCAGGACTTCTACGTCTTCCAGCACGCCACCACGCACGAGGTCTGCGTGGTGTACCGGCGCAAGGAGGATGGGCAGTACGGCCTCATCGCCGCGCACGCTCCGCCCACCGGAGGCTGA
- a CDS encoding glycoside hydrolase family 3 protein: protein MPPRSLRALTVLIVLCSGACATAPGGPQASRDTPETPAPAQVEADPSPTPPASGDPVLEARVEDLLARLSLEDKVGQLMMVGFAGTEVDESVEALVRGRRVGGVCLFKRNIVTGEQVARLNDGLRRLLADAIPPFLALDQEGGNVVRVNDDVVVLPGNMALGATRSPELAYAAGHAQGEDLARLGFNMNLAPVLDVNLNPRNPVIGIRSYGDSVPLVSELGRAFVRGQQDAGLVTVAKHFPGHGATDADSHTALPVMRESREEVLAQMEPFHAVMRDGLDGLMTAHVAVPGLTGDDVPATLHPQVLGGLLRQRLGFQGLVLTDELEMDAIAQRYGVGRAAVMAVNAGADMVLIPWRPEKKTEVYEALLAAAHDGAIARERLDEAVRHILTAKVRRGLFEPPLLLEERLATPPSPEHAEVAHRIARAAVTLLRTDGKHFPLATDARLAVITAEDSLGEAIRARAPHAQVLNVPAYPSKARRSVLRQQARRLALSADVVVVGVINSRQLELVTMAAATGRPVLVVSMGLPYLAELADEARAVLAIYSYQPVATEAAAAALFGEIGTPGRLPVGLSRLAFGHGLDAPRGGGSGALRTERSAR from the coding sequence GTGCCCCCCCGGTCCCTTCGCGCACTCACCGTCCTGATCGTCCTTTGCTCCGGGGCATGTGCCACCGCCCCCGGCGGACCCCAGGCCTCCCGCGACACTCCGGAGACGCCCGCCCCCGCCCAGGTCGAGGCCGACCCCTCTCCCACCCCCCCGGCCTCCGGGGACCCCGTCCTGGAGGCCCGGGTGGAGGACCTCCTGGCCCGCCTGTCCCTCGAGGACAAGGTGGGGCAGTTGATGATGGTGGGCTTCGCCGGCACAGAGGTGGACGAGTCCGTGGAGGCGCTGGTGCGGGGCCGCCGGGTGGGCGGGGTGTGCCTCTTCAAGCGCAACATCGTCACCGGCGAGCAGGTGGCCCGCCTCAACGACGGCCTGCGCCGGCTGCTGGCGGACGCCATCCCCCCCTTCCTGGCGTTGGATCAGGAGGGGGGCAACGTGGTGCGGGTGAACGACGACGTGGTGGTGCTGCCGGGCAACATGGCACTGGGGGCCACGCGCTCGCCCGAGCTGGCGTACGCCGCGGGCCACGCCCAGGGGGAGGACCTGGCGCGGCTGGGCTTCAACATGAACCTGGCGCCGGTGCTGGACGTCAACCTCAACCCGCGCAACCCCGTCATCGGCATCCGCTCCTACGGGGACTCGGTGCCGCTCGTGTCCGAGCTGGGGCGGGCCTTCGTGCGCGGCCAGCAGGACGCGGGGCTCGTCACGGTGGCCAAGCACTTCCCCGGCCACGGGGCCACGGACGCCGACAGCCACACGGCCCTGCCCGTCATGCGCGAGTCCCGCGAGGAGGTGCTCGCCCAGATGGAGCCCTTCCATGCCGTCATGCGCGACGGGCTGGACGGGCTGATGACGGCGCACGTGGCGGTGCCCGGCCTCACCGGGGACGACGTGCCGGCCACCCTCCACCCCCAGGTGCTGGGCGGGCTGCTGCGCCAGCGGCTCGGCTTCCAGGGGCTGGTACTCACCGATGAGTTGGAAATGGACGCCATCGCCCAGCGCTATGGCGTGGGCCGGGCCGCGGTGATGGCGGTGAACGCCGGGGCGGACATGGTGCTCATCCCCTGGCGGCCGGAGAAGAAGACGGAGGTGTACGAGGCCCTGCTGGCCGCCGCCCACGACGGAGCCATTGCCCGGGAGCGGCTGGACGAGGCGGTGCGCCACATCCTCACCGCCAAGGTGCGCCGCGGCCTCTTCGAGCCCCCGCTGCTGCTGGAGGAGCGCCTGGCCACCCCGCCCTCTCCGGAGCACGCCGAGGTGGCCCACCGCATCGCCCGCGCCGCCGTCACCCTGCTGCGCACGGACGGCAAGCACTTCCCCCTGGCGACGGACGCGCGCCTGGCCGTCATCACGGCCGAGGACTCACTGGGCGAGGCCATCCGTGCCCGGGCGCCCCACGCCCAGGTGCTCAACGTGCCCGCCTACCCTTCCAAGGCACGCCGCTCCGTCCTGCGGCAGCAGGCGCGCCGGCTGGCGCTCTCCGCGGACGTGGTGGTGGTGGGCGTCATCAACTCGCGCCAGCTCGAGCTCGTCACCATGGCCGCCGCCACCGGCCGCCCGGTGCTCGTGGTGTCCATGGGCCTGCCCTACCTCGCCGAGCTCGCCGACGAGGCACGGGCCGTGCTGGCCATCTACTCCTACCAGCCCGTGGCCACCGAGGCCGCCGCCGCCGCCCTCTTCGGGGAGATCGGCACACCGGGCCGGCTCCCCGTGGGGCTGAGCCGGCTCGCCTTCGGTCACGGACTGGACGCTCCGCGCGGGGGCGGAAGCGGGGCGCTGCGCACGGAGCGCAGCGCCCGCTGA
- a CDS encoding sensor histidine kinase, translating into MSTAFPADERLRLLLAHMSEAFLSLDARGRVLECNARAAALLGVELERLRGREPWMAVPALMGRTLHERLLVVLDSRQPTRFLAALPSRAWVEVSASPVRDELWVLATDITQREEAQALVEETEKRFRLLGERFQVALDSAQMAVWETNLATGQVFRSEGHDRLYGYPEPLPEWTHEKFLASVHPEDLPDVEAQVTALFSTRVLAYTSTFRVRWLDGRWHWLTSRARVMRDAEGRPLVVRGAILDITQLKEAELALQEAVRVRDDFLSLASHELKTPLASLLLQMQMLRRLEAADASMPLSSPKVQARLEATERAQRRMRVLVDNLLDVSRVRHGKLDFDFATEDLSTVVSELVTRTADEARQAGVRLTAHVEAPLVGSFDRLRIEQVLLNLLSNSLRYGGGSPVEVRLERTPTGARLVVSDEGPGIPEADRERVFARYEQVNGPARAGGLGLGLFIVRQIVEGHRGRVHVEQGPSGGGAAFVIELPL; encoded by the coding sequence GTGAGCACGGCATTTCCCGCCGACGAGCGGCTGCGGCTGCTCCTCGCGCACATGTCCGAGGCCTTCCTCTCACTGGATGCGCGCGGGCGGGTGCTGGAGTGCAATGCGCGGGCGGCGGCGCTGCTGGGCGTGGAGCTCGAGCGGCTGCGGGGCCGGGAGCCGTGGATGGCGGTGCCCGCGTTGATGGGCCGCACGCTGCACGAGCGGTTGCTGGTGGTGCTCGACTCGCGCCAGCCCACGCGTTTCCTGGCCGCGCTGCCGTCGCGGGCCTGGGTGGAGGTGTCGGCCTCCCCCGTGCGCGACGAGCTGTGGGTGCTCGCCACCGACATCACCCAGCGCGAGGAGGCCCAGGCGCTGGTGGAGGAGACCGAGAAGCGTTTCCGCCTGCTGGGCGAGCGCTTCCAGGTGGCGCTCGACTCCGCGCAGATGGCCGTCTGGGAGACGAACCTGGCCACCGGACAGGTGTTCCGCTCCGAGGGGCATGACCGGCTCTACGGCTACCCCGAGCCCCTTCCGGAGTGGACCCACGAGAAGTTCCTGGCCTCGGTGCATCCGGAGGATCTCCCGGACGTGGAGGCGCAGGTGACGGCCCTCTTCTCCACCCGGGTGCTGGCCTACACCTCCACCTTCCGCGTCCGGTGGCTGGATGGTCGGTGGCACTGGTTGACCAGCCGCGCGCGCGTGATGCGCGATGCCGAGGGACGTCCCCTGGTGGTGCGCGGCGCCATCCTCGACATCACCCAGTTGAAGGAGGCGGAGCTGGCGTTGCAGGAGGCGGTGCGCGTGCGCGACGACTTCCTGTCGCTCGCCAGTCACGAGCTCAAGACGCCGCTGGCCAGCCTGTTGCTCCAGATGCAGATGTTGCGGCGGCTGGAGGCGGCGGATGCCTCCATGCCCCTGTCCTCTCCCAAGGTGCAGGCGCGGCTGGAGGCCACCGAGCGGGCGCAGCGGCGCATGCGTGTGTTGGTGGACAACCTGCTGGACGTCAGCCGCGTCCGGCACGGCAAGCTGGACTTCGACTTCGCCACCGAGGACCTGTCGACGGTGGTGTCCGAGCTGGTGACGCGCACCGCGGACGAGGCGCGTCAGGCCGGCGTGCGCCTCACCGCTCATGTGGAGGCGCCGCTGGTGGGGAGCTTCGACCGGCTGCGAATCGAGCAGGTGCTGCTCAACCTGCTATCCAATTCGCTGCGCTACGGCGGGGGCAGTCCGGTGGAGGTCCGGCTGGAGCGGACCCCCACGGGCGCCCGGCTGGTGGTGAGTGACGAGGGCCCGGGCATTCCCGAGGCAGATCGCGAGCGCGTCTTCGCTCGCTACGAGCAGGTGAACGGTCCGGCGCGCGCGGGAGGCCTCGGCCTGGGGCTCTTCATCGTGCGGCAGATCGTCGAGGGACACCGCGGCCGCGTGCACGTGGAGCAGGGACCGAGCGGGGGGGGCGCCGCCTTCGTCATCGAGCTACCGCTGTAA
- a CDS encoding PilC/PilY family type IV pilus protein, translating to MGIDFKASRHGRRSFDRRVGLVAGLAVVGAAGLLALPGRSGTVPVPEMAACCTGATALGDTMINASGGGDKDFFEVPSSPPGAIFLLGNNESMLDYVAFLPEVGDTSKMGCSDPTLVDAMKWFDPSSPDPKLNGSVPIDPDPEFSSTEKHFFDPDKFYHSRGRRLSWRRDDDPFSLDIDMRGTFGFTDTMQVCGNAVGWSEPWGSPVYAECQKCLTEKGWWRGPLATTPSDPSTGPLPVEARRRWILSGRVLNVNPPKFVAARKVLKDVIASVSGMRLGVATFGPDHGWFDPPVLLRPLKPGCDKVHPLMDESALARPELYKAINSIAFRNDERSIGEALFGLGGYFSSQRVDGRWASWFSNPIQPGWGWPGCCNGGTYDNPVGGQDGAPWGAQSPDEWLKDTQPWEVGGQDRSVCVACQASSVIVLTDGSPRYDNSVPITKMMELLKARGARHPDGTPLTFDPSNPETNTNPGGVNYCDKFGATKEDCDYANWPTGLAKTNKNFMDDVAFFLANADLRDDLAGDQSVTTYTIGYGDNSPMLQSIAMAGKGRFFRANNVDELRDAVLAALGEVKEVSTSFSAANLSAVQAGGMQSATYVPRFVPRQGRPYEGHLYRFFLYSEFTQGCVPARAKSPAGDVHDLNGDKDCDDTFFMDRPAGFTTVPGALPDVASFTSDNIVQENVDGAWVKVKTATVNSEGRLVGGTPAQPFWDLAETLGKRSASVPCDPDAPLDSTGGRCVFTLIDRDKDGRFTAADNPPLPFDLAHRAELKQYLLAAGDGFCAGAFARLRKAWTGTAAQQDACVDLLIAFVRGADVFDYDGDLVTDEDRPCSDDVSRSCKLADIFHSAPVTVDPPVEPLLCSLGLSGQCLSTLYEDFTASVSSETSCSTPAAGKPCYAATPMNPPPGSSPNRYGAYDVFREAYAGRERIVLVGSNGGMLHAVHAGAPISSREKKNAFDDVHDLGTGQELWAFIPPDLLPKLGLMMNGHEFYVDGTAMVRDLWADGSAGSAANDVKEANEFHTLAILTERSGGQRFVALDVTNPREMLKPDGKPFRWMFPNSCDAESSAMGQSWTNFAPKPPPMGPVRLAKGNSRGWEERWIAMLNGGYSADLSRGRGVYMLDAWTGQKLWSYTDEVLHRMMPIAAAPALVDIGRAEDLRIDLDGFFDTLVVGDLGGQVWTFRFHEPGVLGSDGQVTNWFGARSLEMAREGKAHQKQPFFHLASTVRQPETGWLRAFLGTGDRQHLRSKEGTNCGPDDLLACVRMKCDVRAELTADLNGQLRTSVLEYDDGVLVEDTGSLSGSVGATCSSTRMELTGLRIRCDKSTALGNGSYRFPASGTAPASTDAECSKAGGEWSCALARLPTDSHGDLDLGADADKVPHNRYFGFHAYGGWQRRFHDAAEALVFDSGRLTEDGSLVDVTIPDSAYQTYVHPTQGPVRYVPTSTLASLSRGTPEGPGWFMRYGGPQEKTAAGSAVLGGIVFWPSFSPPAGATVSACKLVGSGDISRSWQADVITGLPDQSAGFQLVDASGNPLGFLPSKTRDAWAPPPEPAAVVSVSASGVVRYEVVMPGVGSAPVTETLRERENSAPDIYWLEVPRNLHVCRHENAQACLE from the coding sequence ATGGGCATCGATTTCAAGGCCTCGAGACACGGGCGTCGATCGTTCGATCGTCGCGTGGGACTCGTGGCGGGACTGGCGGTGGTGGGGGCCGCGGGGCTGCTGGCCCTGCCGGGCCGCTCGGGCACCGTGCCGGTGCCGGAGATGGCCGCGTGCTGCACGGGTGCCACCGCCCTGGGTGACACGATGATCAACGCCTCGGGAGGAGGCGACAAGGATTTCTTCGAGGTGCCGTCCAGTCCGCCCGGCGCCATCTTCCTGCTGGGCAACAACGAGTCCATGTTGGACTACGTCGCGTTCCTGCCCGAGGTGGGCGACACCTCGAAGATGGGGTGCTCGGATCCGACGCTGGTCGACGCGATGAAGTGGTTCGACCCGAGCAGCCCGGACCCGAAGCTCAATGGCTCCGTGCCCATCGATCCGGACCCGGAGTTCTCCTCCACGGAGAAGCACTTCTTCGATCCGGACAAGTTCTACCACTCGCGCGGCCGGCGCCTGTCGTGGCGCAGGGATGATGATCCGTTCTCGCTCGACATCGACATGCGCGGCACGTTCGGCTTCACGGACACGATGCAGGTCTGTGGCAACGCGGTGGGCTGGAGCGAACCGTGGGGCTCGCCCGTCTACGCGGAGTGCCAGAAGTGCCTGACGGAGAAGGGCTGGTGGCGCGGGCCCCTGGCCACGACTCCCTCGGATCCCAGCACCGGTCCGCTCCCCGTCGAGGCGCGGCGCAGGTGGATCCTCAGTGGCCGCGTGCTCAACGTGAACCCGCCCAAGTTCGTGGCGGCGCGCAAGGTGCTCAAGGACGTCATCGCCTCCGTGAGTGGCATGCGTCTCGGTGTGGCCACGTTCGGTCCGGACCATGGCTGGTTCGATCCGCCGGTGCTGCTGCGGCCCCTGAAGCCGGGCTGCGACAAGGTCCATCCCCTCATGGACGAGTCGGCGCTCGCCAGGCCCGAGCTGTACAAGGCCATCAACTCCATCGCCTTCCGCAACGACGAGCGCTCCATCGGCGAGGCCCTCTTCGGCCTCGGTGGGTACTTCTCCTCGCAGAGGGTGGATGGCCGGTGGGCGAGCTGGTTTTCCAATCCCATCCAACCAGGCTGGGGCTGGCCGGGGTGCTGCAATGGTGGCACCTACGACAACCCCGTGGGCGGCCAGGATGGCGCGCCCTGGGGCGCTCAATCGCCCGATGAGTGGCTCAAGGACACCCAGCCGTGGGAGGTGGGGGGGCAGGACCGCTCCGTCTGCGTCGCCTGTCAGGCCAGCTCCGTCATCGTGCTGACGGACGGCTCGCCCCGGTACGACAACTCGGTGCCCATCACGAAGATGATGGAGCTGCTGAAGGCGCGGGGCGCGCGGCACCCGGACGGCACGCCGCTCACGTTCGATCCGAGCAACCCCGAGACGAACACGAACCCGGGCGGCGTGAACTACTGCGACAAGTTCGGCGCAACGAAGGAGGACTGTGACTACGCCAACTGGCCCACGGGTCTGGCGAAGACGAACAAGAACTTCATGGACGACGTGGCCTTCTTCCTCGCCAACGCGGACCTGCGCGATGACCTGGCGGGCGACCAGTCGGTGACCACGTACACCATCGGCTATGGCGACAACAGCCCGATGCTCCAGAGCATCGCGATGGCTGGCAAGGGCAGGTTCTTCCGCGCGAACAACGTGGATGAGCTGCGCGACGCCGTCCTCGCCGCGCTCGGAGAGGTGAAGGAGGTCTCCACCTCGTTCTCCGCCGCCAACCTCTCGGCGGTGCAGGCCGGCGGAATGCAGTCCGCCACCTACGTGCCCCGCTTCGTCCCGCGCCAGGGCCGCCCGTACGAGGGTCACCTCTACCGCTTCTTCCTCTACAGCGAGTTCACCCAGGGCTGTGTGCCGGCCCGCGCGAAGAGCCCGGCGGGAGATGTGCACGACCTCAATGGCGACAAGGATTGTGATGACACGTTCTTCATGGACAGGCCGGCCGGCTTCACGACCGTGCCGGGCGCGCTGCCGGACGTCGCCAGCTTCACCAGCGACAACATCGTCCAGGAGAACGTGGACGGTGCCTGGGTGAAGGTGAAGACGGCCACCGTCAACAGTGAGGGCCGGCTGGTGGGAGGCACCCCGGCACAGCCCTTCTGGGACCTGGCGGAGACGCTCGGCAAGCGCAGCGCGAGCGTCCCGTGTGATCCGGATGCCCCGCTCGACTCCACCGGGGGCCGCTGCGTCTTCACGCTCATCGACCGCGACAAGGATGGCCGGTTCACCGCGGCGGACAACCCGCCCCTTCCCTTCGACCTGGCCCACCGGGCCGAGCTGAAGCAGTACCTGCTGGCGGCGGGTGATGGCTTCTGCGCCGGGGCCTTCGCGAGGCTGCGGAAGGCCTGGACGGGCACGGCCGCGCAGCAGGACGCGTGTGTCGATCTGCTCATCGCCTTCGTGCGCGGCGCGGATGTCTTCGACTACGACGGGGACCTCGTGACCGACGAGGACCGGCCGTGCTCGGACGATGTCTCGCGCTCCTGCAAGCTCGCGGACATCTTCCACTCCGCGCCGGTGACGGTGGACCCGCCCGTCGAGCCCCTGCTGTGCTCGCTGGGGCTGAGCGGTCAGTGTCTGTCCACCCTCTACGAGGACTTCACCGCGTCGGTGTCCTCCGAGACGTCATGCTCCACGCCGGCCGCGGGCAAGCCCTGCTACGCGGCCACGCCGATGAACCCGCCTCCTGGCTCCAGCCCCAACAGGTACGGGGCCTATGATGTGTTCCGCGAGGCGTACGCCGGGCGCGAGCGCATCGTGCTGGTGGGCTCCAATGGCGGCATGCTCCACGCCGTGCACGCGGGCGCGCCCATCTCCTCCCGGGAGAAGAAGAACGCCTTCGACGACGTGCACGACCTGGGCACCGGCCAGGAACTGTGGGCCTTCATCCCGCCGGATCTGCTGCCCAAGCTGGGCCTGATGATGAATGGCCATGAGTTCTACGTGGATGGCACGGCCATGGTGCGCGACCTCTGGGCGGACGGCTCCGCGGGGAGCGCCGCCAACGACGTGAAGGAGGCCAATGAGTTCCACACCCTCGCCATCCTCACCGAGCGCTCCGGCGGACAGCGCTTCGTCGCGCTGGACGTGACGAACCCGCGCGAGATGCTGAAGCCGGATGGCAAGCCCTTCCGCTGGATGTTCCCCAACTCGTGTGACGCGGAGTCGAGCGCCATGGGCCAGTCCTGGACGAACTTCGCGCCCAAGCCTCCGCCGATGGGTCCGGTGCGGCTCGCGAAGGGCAACTCGCGCGGCTGGGAGGAGCGGTGGATCGCCATGCTCAACGGCGGCTACAGCGCCGACCTCTCGCGGGGCCGCGGTGTGTACATGCTGGATGCCTGGACGGGACAGAAGCTGTGGTCGTACACGGACGAGGTCCTCCACCGGATGATGCCCATCGCCGCCGCTCCGGCCCTGGTGGACATCGGCCGCGCCGAGGATCTGCGGATCGACCTGGATGGTTTCTTCGACACCCTGGTCGTCGGAGACCTGGGCGGCCAGGTGTGGACGTTCCGCTTCCACGAGCCGGGCGTGCTGGGGAGCGACGGGCAGGTGACGAACTGGTTCGGTGCGCGCTCGCTGGAGATGGCGCGCGAGGGCAAGGCCCACCAGAAGCAGCCCTTCTTCCACCTCGCCTCCACCGTGCGTCAGCCGGAGACGGGCTGGCTGCGCGCCTTCCTGGGCACCGGTGACCGGCAGCATCTGCGCTCCAAGGAGGGCACGAACTGCGGCCCGGACGACCTGCTGGCCTGCGTGCGGATGAAGTGTGACGTGAGGGCGGAGCTCACCGCCGACCTCAACGGCCAGCTGCGCACGTCCGTGCTCGAGTACGACGATGGGGTACTGGTGGAGGACACCGGATCCCTCTCGGGCTCGGTGGGCGCCACGTGCTCGTCCACGCGGATGGAGCTGACCGGTCTCCGCATCCGGTGCGACAAGAGCACGGCCCTGGGCAATGGCTCCTATCGCTTCCCCGCTTCGGGGACGGCTCCGGCCAGCACCGACGCCGAGTGCTCCAAGGCGGGCGGCGAGTGGTCGTGCGCGTTGGCACGGCTGCCCACCGACTCGCATGGCGACCTGGACCTGGGCGCGGATGCCGACAAGGTGCCCCACAACCGCTACTTCGGCTTCCATGCGTATGGGGGTTGGCAGCGCCGCTTCCACGACGCGGCCGAGGCCCTCGTGTTCGACAGCGGACGCCTGACGGAAGACGGCTCGCTGGTGGATGTCACCATCCCCGACAGCGCCTATCAGACCTACGTGCACCCGACGCAGGGCCCCGTGCGCTACGTGCCCACGAGCACGCTGGCGTCGCTCTCGCGGGGGACTCCAGAGGGACCGGGCTGGTTCATGCGGTACGGGGGCCCGCAGGAGAAGACGGCGGCGGGCTCGGCCGTGCTGGGGGGCATCGTGTTCTGGCCCAGCTTCTCGCCCCCCGCTGGCGCCACCGTGTCGGCCTGCAAGCTGGTGGGCTCGGGGGACATCAGCCGCTCGTGGCAGGCGGACGTCATCACCGGGCTGCCGGACCAGTCGGCCGGCTTCCAGCTGGTGGACGCGAGTGGCAATCCGCTCGGGTTCCTTCCCTCCAAGACGCGTGATGCGTGGGCTCCGCCTCCCGAGCCCGCGGCGGTCGTCTCGGTGTCCGCCTCGGGCGTCGTGCGCTACGAGGTGGTGATGCCGGGCGTGGGCTCGGCGCCCGTGACGGAGACGCTGCGCGAGCGCGAGAACTCCGCTCCGGACATCTACTGGCTGGAGGTGCCGCGCAACCTGCACGTCTGTCGTCACGAGAACGCACAGGCCTGTCTGGAGTGA
- a CDS encoding DUF2378 family protein, with amino-acid sequence MSTSREASTQGGVPSDWAWELKQRGELTTPRDTARGLFFTSMLESVRTLGNEAALARCQGVLEGQQLVPFFNYPIPLLLRLTATAAEELSGRYGGPEEAIRAMGRQATRDFLSSAMGNVVSLLAGRGIKQMLGSMQTVYRMTSSYGERRVEWLGPTRGRIVMRRCFMPLAYHEGVLLESMEYLGGRAVWVRGQRVAPLDSTFDFSWE; translated from the coding sequence ATGAGCACGAGCCGAGAAGCCAGCACGCAGGGGGGAGTACCGTCCGATTGGGCGTGGGAGTTGAAACAACGGGGGGAGCTGACCACCCCCCGGGACACCGCGCGAGGGCTGTTCTTCACCAGCATGTTGGAATCGGTGCGGACCCTGGGGAACGAGGCCGCGCTGGCACGCTGCCAGGGGGTGCTCGAGGGGCAGCAGCTCGTGCCCTTCTTCAACTACCCCATCCCCCTGCTGCTGCGGCTGACCGCGACGGCGGCGGAGGAGCTGAGCGGCCGGTACGGAGGCCCCGAGGAGGCGATACGGGCCATGGGACGCCAGGCAACCCGGGACTTCCTGTCCTCCGCGATGGGCAACGTGGTGAGCCTGCTGGCCGGCAGGGGCATCAAGCAGATGCTCGGCAGCATGCAGACCGTCTACCGGATGACGTCCAGCTACGGGGAGCGCCGGGTGGAGTGGTTGGGGCCCACCCGTGGCCGCATCGTCATGCGCCGCTGCTTCATGCCCCTCGCGTACCACGAGGGCGTGCTACTGGAGAGCATGGAGTACCTCGGCGGCAGGGCCGTGTGGGTGCGCGGCCAGAGGGTGGCTCCGCTCGACAGCACCTTCGACTTCTCCTGGGAGTGA